From Streptomyces sp. TLI_105, the proteins below share one genomic window:
- a CDS encoding rhodanese-like domain-containing protein: MSEERVGIDELLERVRSGIDRIEPRAAYEAYEAGDALLVDTRYAALRERDGLIPGTLVVERNELEWRLDPLGSHRAAEADSHDLRVVVLCNEGYASSLAAESLRRLGLHRATDLIGGFQAWKAAGLPVLLPAIRT, translated from the coding sequence GTGAGCGAGGAGCGGGTGGGCATCGACGAACTCCTGGAGCGGGTCAGGTCGGGCATCGACCGGATCGAGCCCCGGGCCGCCTACGAGGCGTACGAGGCGGGTGACGCGCTCCTGGTCGACACGCGCTACGCGGCCCTGCGGGAACGGGACGGCCTGATCCCGGGCACGCTGGTCGTGGAGCGCAACGAACTGGAGTGGCGGCTCGATCCGCTGGGCAGCCACCGCGCGGCGGAGGCCGACAGCCACGACCTGCGGGTGGTGGTCCTCTGCAACGAGGGCTACGCCTCCTCCCTCGCGGCCGAGTCCCTCCGCCGCCTGGGCCTGCACCGGGCGACGGACCTCATCGGCGGCTTCCAGGCCTGGAAGGCCGCCGGCCTCCCGGTCCTCCTCCCGGCCATCCGCACCTGA
- a CDS encoding cytochrome ubiquinol oxidase subunit I — protein MNQDVLDLARLQFALTAGGHFLFVALTLGLATVVAALQTRATFSRKPLHARMVRFWGRLYVINYAVGIVTGLVMEFQFGMAWSGLTHEAGNVLGASLAVETIVAFFVESTFLGLWIFGWHRLNRWAHLAAIWIVVLTAYLSAYWILVSNGFLNHPVGYASEGGELVLDDPVAVLTNPSALLAFGHVLAGALLTAGFFMAGVSAYHLFRRSPEWEFFGSGLRVGVFLSAPALMAAAVFGGLQFGTLTTFQPMKSAVFSGKAAEIARVQAEMTNRFGPGDYVPSEAWTRGGGLVMLISFALMMYLCFAGVILACFKKAVFRFRLWHLVLMAAVPLPYLAMIGGWVFREAGRQPWVVYGLLRTEDAVSDLSPGTMRLSLTVFTTVFVALALLNAWLLARHARRGPVESGLGHDERPDAADGEGGTPPDPADSLPAPRY, from the coding sequence GTGAATCAGGACGTACTCGATCTCGCGCGGCTGCAGTTCGCCCTCACCGCGGGCGGCCACTTCCTCTTCGTCGCCCTCACCCTGGGGCTCGCGACCGTCGTGGCCGCGCTCCAGACCCGGGCGACGTTCAGCCGGAAGCCGCTGCACGCGCGCATGGTGCGGTTCTGGGGCCGGTTGTACGTGATCAACTACGCGGTCGGGATCGTCACCGGCCTCGTGATGGAGTTCCAGTTCGGCATGGCGTGGAGCGGGCTCACCCACGAGGCGGGCAACGTCCTGGGGGCCTCGCTCGCCGTCGAGACGATCGTGGCGTTCTTCGTCGAGTCGACCTTCCTCGGCCTGTGGATCTTCGGCTGGCACCGGCTCAACCGCTGGGCCCATCTGGCCGCGATCTGGATCGTCGTCCTGACCGCCTACCTCTCGGCGTACTGGATCCTCGTCTCCAACGGCTTCCTCAACCACCCCGTGGGGTACGCCTCCGAAGGCGGCGAGCTGGTCCTCGACGACCCGGTCGCCGTCCTCACCAACCCCTCCGCGCTGCTCGCCTTCGGGCACGTCCTGGCGGGCGCCCTGCTGACCGCCGGCTTCTTCATGGCGGGGGTGAGCGCGTACCACCTCTTCCGGCGCAGCCCGGAGTGGGAGTTCTTCGGCAGCGGCCTGCGCGTCGGGGTCTTCCTGTCGGCGCCCGCGCTGATGGCCGCGGCCGTCTTCGGCGGACTGCAGTTCGGCACCCTCACCACCTTCCAGCCCATGAAGTCGGCCGTCTTCAGCGGGAAGGCGGCCGAGATCGCGCGCGTGCAGGCGGAGATGACGAACCGTTTCGGGCCGGGCGACTACGTGCCCTCGGAGGCGTGGACCCGGGGCGGCGGTCTGGTGATGCTCATCAGCTTCGCGCTGATGATGTACCTGTGCTTCGCCGGGGTGATCCTGGCCTGCTTCAAGAAGGCCGTCTTCCGGTTCCGGCTCTGGCACCTCGTCCTGATGGCGGCCGTGCCGCTGCCGTACCTCGCGATGATCGGCGGCTGGGTCTTCCGGGAGGCGGGGCGGCAGCCGTGGGTGGTCTACGGGCTCCTCAGGACGGAGGACGCCGTCTCGGACCTCTCCCCCGGCACCATGCGCCTCTCCCTCACCGTCTTCACCACCGTCTTCGTGGCGCTCGCCCTCCTCAACGCCTGGCTCCTGGCCCGGCACGCCCGCCGCGGCCCCGTCGAGTCCGGCCTCGGTCACGACGAGCGCCCGGATGCCGCCGACGGCGAGGGAGGGACGCCGCCCGACCCGGCGGACTCGCTGCCGGCTCCCCGCTACTGA
- a CDS encoding alpha/beta fold hydrolase: MIETDLESADGRRLHVYDTGDGGPEEAGGPTGTGGAEGVGRSEGVGGSEGAGRFEGAGGSEGAGPRLTVFWQHGTPNVGAPPAPLLPAAARLGIRWVSYDRPGYGGSTPRPGRDIASAAADVEAVADALGIGRFAVMGHSGGGSHALACGALLPERVLAVVAVAGLAPFGAEGLDWFAGMTASGAAALRAAAEGRAAKEAYEADAAYDPEMFTAADHAALAGEWSWFGDVVGPAVEGGPGGLIDDDLAYVSPWGCDPAEIVAPVLLLHGGGDRIVPSAHGRWLADRCPDAELRLVPDEGHVSVLGGGSAALEWLVDRSV; encoded by the coding sequence GTGATCGAGACCGATCTGGAGTCGGCCGACGGGCGCAGGCTGCACGTCTACGACACCGGGGACGGCGGACCCGAAGAGGCCGGCGGACCCACGGGGACGGGTGGGGCCGAGGGGGTGGGGCGGTCTGAGGGCGTCGGTGGGTCCGAGGGTGCGGGTCGGTTTGAGGGTGCCGGTGGGTCCGAGGGTGCGGGTCCCCGGCTCACCGTCTTCTGGCAGCACGGGACGCCGAACGTCGGCGCGCCCCCGGCGCCCCTCCTCCCGGCCGCCGCCCGGCTCGGGATCCGCTGGGTCTCGTACGACCGCCCCGGGTACGGCGGATCGACCCCCCGGCCCGGCCGGGACATCGCGTCGGCGGCCGCCGACGTCGAAGCCGTCGCCGACGCCCTGGGGATCGGCCGGTTCGCCGTCATGGGGCATTCCGGCGGCGGCTCGCACGCCCTGGCCTGCGGCGCCCTCCTGCCGGAACGGGTGCTCGCCGTGGTCGCGGTGGCGGGCCTCGCCCCGTTCGGAGCCGAAGGGCTCGACTGGTTCGCGGGCATGACGGCGTCCGGCGCGGCGGCCCTGCGCGCCGCAGCCGAAGGGCGCGCGGCGAAGGAGGCGTACGAGGCGGACGCCGCGTACGACCCGGAGATGTTCACGGCCGCCGACCACGCCGCGCTCGCCGGCGAATGGTCCTGGTTCGGCGATGTCGTCGGTCCGGCGGTGGAGGGAGGGCCGGGCGGCCTGATCGACGACGACCTCGCCTACGTCTCCCCCTGGGGATGCGATCCCGCCGAGATCGTCGCGCCGGTGCTCCTGCTGCACGGCGGCGGGGACCGGATCGTGCCGAGCGCCCACGGCCGGTGGCTGGCCGATCGCTGCCCCGACGCGGAGCTGCGGCTCGTCCCGGACGAGGGGCACGTCTCCGTCCTCGGGGGCGGCTCGGCGGCCCTGGAGTGGCTCGTGGACCGGTCCGTCTGA
- a CDS encoding cysteine dioxygenase produces MPQHASPLPPPLSSPSPASAPTSAELLDFVRRTAADQELVDSLPLDPEGRTWARLDGPGGSEAWLIGWPPGTGTGWHDHAESLGAFATARGTLTENALAVRLPASGWKTLELTDGLDRSRRLSEGTGRAFGRHHVHEVLNESTDTHAVSVHAYYPPLPLIRRFSRTGAVLRLEQVERPEDWQ; encoded by the coding sequence GTGCCCCAGCACGCCTCCCCCCTTCCCCCTCCCCTCTCCTCCCCCTCTCCCGCCTCCGCCCCGACCTCGGCCGAACTCCTCGACTTCGTCCGGCGTACGGCGGCCGACCAGGAACTCGTCGACTCCCTCCCCCTCGACCCCGAGGGCCGCACCTGGGCGCGGCTCGACGGCCCCGGCGGCAGCGAGGCCTGGCTCATCGGCTGGCCGCCCGGCACCGGCACCGGCTGGCACGACCACGCCGAGTCACTGGGCGCCTTCGCGACCGCGCGCGGGACGCTGACCGAGAACGCGCTCGCGGTCCGGCTGCCGGCGAGCGGCTGGAAGACCCTGGAACTCACCGACGGCCTCGACCGCTCGCGGCGGCTGTCGGAGGGCACCGGCCGGGCCTTCGGCCGCCACCATGTGCACGAGGTGCTCAACGAGTCCACGGACACCCACGCGGTGTCGGTGCACGCCTACTATCCGCCGCTTCCGCTGATCCGGCGGTTCAGCCGGACGGGCGCGGTGCTGCGTCTGGAGCAGGTCGAGCGCCCGGAGGACTGGCAGTGA
- a CDS encoding AI-2E family transporter, whose protein sequence is MPRWLPRALVLALALYAVFLLGNWAFHQLVGLLVNILLAFFLALAIEPAVGRMAARGMRRGLATFLVFFAVMVFGLGFVVLLGSMLAGQIVDMVENFPKYLDSLINWLNQNFHTDLSRVEVQDSVLSSDWLQKYVQNSASGVLDVSATVLGGLFRLLTIFLFAFYFAADGPRLRRALCSVLPPVRQAEVLRAWEIAVDKTGGYLYSRGLMALISGIAHFVLFEILGVPYAPALAVWVGLVSQFIPTIGTYLAGALPMLIAFTVNPWYALWVLGFVVIYQQFENYVLQPKLTSKTVDIHPAVAFGSVIAGTALLGAVGALIAIPAVATLQAFLGAYVKRYDVTDDPRVHGHRRYGEAVVARLQKALHHKKES, encoded by the coding sequence ATGCCGCGCTGGCTGCCCCGCGCGCTCGTGCTCGCCCTCGCGCTCTACGCCGTCTTCCTGCTGGGCAACTGGGCCTTCCACCAGCTCGTCGGCCTCCTCGTCAACATCCTGCTGGCCTTCTTCCTCGCCCTCGCCATCGAGCCGGCCGTCGGACGCATGGCGGCGCGCGGGATGCGCCGCGGCCTCGCCACCTTCCTCGTCTTCTTCGCCGTCATGGTCTTCGGCCTCGGCTTCGTCGTCCTCCTCGGCTCGATGCTGGCCGGGCAGATCGTGGACATGGTCGAGAACTTCCCGAAGTACCTCGACTCGCTGATCAACTGGCTCAACCAGAACTTCCACACGGACCTCTCGCGCGTCGAGGTCCAGGACAGCGTGCTCAGCTCCGACTGGCTGCAGAAGTACGTGCAGAACAGCGCGTCCGGCGTCCTCGACGTCTCCGCCACCGTCCTCGGCGGACTGTTCCGGCTCCTGACGATCTTCCTCTTCGCGTTCTACTTCGCGGCCGACGGGCCCAGGCTGCGCCGCGCGCTCTGCTCCGTCCTGCCGCCCGTCCGGCAGGCCGAGGTGCTGCGGGCGTGGGAGATCGCCGTCGACAAGACCGGCGGCTACCTCTACTCGCGCGGGCTGATGGCCCTCATCTCGGGCATCGCGCACTTCGTGCTCTTCGAGATCCTGGGCGTGCCGTACGCCCCGGCGCTCGCCGTGTGGGTCGGCCTGGTCTCGCAGTTCATCCCGACCATCGGCACCTACCTCGCCGGTGCCCTGCCGATGCTGATCGCCTTCACGGTCAACCCCTGGTACGCGCTGTGGGTGCTCGGCTTCGTCGTGATCTACCAGCAGTTCGAGAACTACGTGCTGCAGCCGAAGCTCACCTCGAAGACCGTGGACATCCACCCGGCGGTGGCGTTCGGCTCGGTCATCGCGGGGACGGCGCTGCTCGGGGCCGTCGGCGCGCTGATCGCCATTCCGGCCGTCGCCACCCTCCAGGCCTTCCTCGGCGCGTACGTGAAGCGGTACGACGTCACGGACGACCCGCGCGTCCACGGCCACCGCAGGTACGGCGAGGCGGTCGTGGCCCGGCTGCAGAAGGCCCTGCACCACAAGAAGGAGTCCTGA
- a CDS encoding sensor histidine kinase has protein sequence MPRPLRAPGGRPSPRTADALVAGVVLLVVAVWTLVSAQYTSEPALRTALGWVLILTGCGALYFRRRQPVAVAVTTLLACVVYYPLSAQDGPLMIAFALALYTTAAEGHFAAAVALAAVTLLAVGFGEIRQQPGHRQIDDTSLAMLAGWLISLVAVGRAQRTRTAYLHEVEQRALAAEREQEARARQSATEERLRIAREVHDVLGHSISLINVQSGAALHRLGKKPAPEAGLATATEALEAVKATSKDALRELRATLGVLRRADEATPTTPSSGLALLDDLATRARSAGLDVRTHTTGTPVPLPPPVDLAAYRIVQESLTNVTRHAGARTVTVTLDWGADAVRLRIADDGEGAPEGRPLGSGIRGMAERARAFGGELTARNDDGGFLVDARLPLTTPAAPTGTTTSAEPAGSAPPTDPTASERDPR, from the coding sequence ATGCCCCGCCCCCTCCGCGCCCCCGGCGGCCGTCCGTCGCCCAGGACCGCCGACGCCCTCGTGGCGGGAGTCGTCCTGCTCGTCGTGGCGGTCTGGACGCTCGTCTCGGCGCAGTACACGAGCGAGCCCGCGCTCCGTACGGCGCTCGGCTGGGTGCTGATCCTGACCGGCTGCGGGGCGCTGTACTTCCGGCGGCGACAGCCGGTCGCCGTGGCCGTGACCACGCTCCTCGCCTGCGTCGTCTACTACCCGCTGTCCGCCCAGGACGGGCCGCTCATGATCGCCTTCGCCCTCGCGCTGTACACGACCGCCGCCGAGGGGCACTTCGCCGCGGCCGTCGCGCTCGCCGCCGTCACGCTGCTCGCGGTCGGGTTCGGCGAGATCCGGCAGCAGCCGGGGCACCGGCAGATCGACGACACCTCGCTCGCGATGCTGGCCGGGTGGCTGATCAGCCTCGTCGCCGTCGGCCGGGCCCAGCGCACCCGGACCGCCTATCTCCACGAGGTGGAGCAGCGGGCGCTCGCCGCCGAGCGGGAGCAGGAGGCCCGCGCCCGGCAGTCCGCGACCGAGGAGCGGCTGCGGATCGCCCGCGAGGTGCACGACGTGCTCGGCCACAGCATCTCGCTGATCAACGTCCAGTCCGGCGCGGCGCTGCACCGGCTCGGCAAGAAGCCGGCCCCCGAGGCCGGGCTCGCCACCGCCACCGAGGCCCTGGAGGCGGTGAAGGCGACCAGCAAGGACGCCCTGCGCGAACTGCGGGCGACCCTCGGGGTGCTGCGCCGGGCCGACGAGGCCACCCCGACCACGCCGTCCTCCGGTCTGGCGCTCCTCGACGACCTCGCTACGCGCGCGCGTAGCGCCGGCCTCGACGTCCGTACGCACACCACGGGCACGCCCGTACCGCTGCCGCCGCCCGTCGACCTCGCCGCGTACCGGATCGTGCAGGAGTCGCTGACGAACGTCACCCGCCACGCGGGCGCGCGGACCGTGACGGTCACCCTGGACTGGGGCGCGGACGCGGTACGGCTGCGGATCGCGGACGACGGCGAGGGCGCGCCGGAGGGGCGGCCGCTGGGCAGCGGCATCCGGGGCATGGCCGAGCGGGCCCGGGCGTTCGGCGGGGAGCTCACCGCCCGGAACGACGACGGCGGCTTCCTGGTCGACGCCCGACTGCCCCTGACGACACCCGCCGCGCCCACCGGAACCACCACGTCCGCCGAACCGGCCGGCTCCGCCCCGCCCACCGACCCCACCGCGTCCGAGAGGGACCCCCGATGA
- a CDS encoding response regulator transcription factor: MIRVVLADDQTLVRAGFRSILSDEEDIEVVGEAGDGERAIGLARELRPDVVLMDIRMPVLDGLEATRRITADARLEGVRVVILTTFDADDHVYGALRAGASGFLVKDTEPMELLHAVRVVARGDALISPAVTRRLIAEFAGLAGRQPDPSPRLNALTEREREVLGLVGVGLSNDEIAGRLVLSPATAKTHVSRIMTKLAVRDRAQLVILAYESGMITPGWLA, encoded by the coding sequence ATGATCCGTGTCGTGCTCGCCGACGACCAGACCCTGGTCCGGGCCGGCTTCCGGTCGATCCTCTCCGACGAGGAGGACATCGAGGTCGTCGGCGAGGCCGGGGACGGGGAGCGGGCGATCGGGCTCGCCCGCGAACTGCGCCCGGACGTGGTCCTGATGGACATCCGCATGCCGGTGCTCGACGGCCTGGAGGCCACCCGTCGCATCACCGCCGACGCGCGGCTCGAAGGGGTGCGGGTGGTCATCCTGACCACGTTCGACGCGGACGACCACGTGTACGGGGCGCTGCGCGCCGGTGCCTCGGGCTTCCTCGTCAAGGACACCGAGCCGATGGAACTGCTGCACGCGGTACGGGTCGTGGCGCGCGGTGACGCCCTGATCTCCCCGGCCGTGACCCGCCGTCTGATCGCCGAGTTCGCCGGTCTCGCCGGGCGGCAGCCGGACCCGAGCCCCCGGCTCAACGCCCTCACCGAGCGGGAGCGCGAGGTGCTGGGCCTGGTGGGCGTCGGGCTCTCCAACGACGAGATCGCCGGCCGGCTCGTCCTCTCTCCCGCCACCGCCAAGACCCACGTCAGCCGCATCATGACCAAACTGGCCGTGCGGGACCGGGCGCAGCTGGTGATCCTGGCGTACGAGTCCGGGATGATCACGCCGGGCTGGCTGGCCTGA
- a CDS encoding cytochrome d ubiquinol oxidase subunit II, whose amino-acid sequence METLAIALLAFFTVGWSVLAGADIGTGMLTPWLGRDDRERRLVLASFAPFFLGDEVWLVATAGVLVGCFPALEGELLSGQFPVLVALLAGWILRDVGLWSRAGGPGPRWRAGCDAAVACGSWTVALSWGWLLAALLTGRPYAPATGLTAVLTALAVAALFAAHGLGFAALRLTGVPYERARRLVGRAGRPWQSFALTGALLAALPLWAGTALPLAERTAAPTTLRLLVPALLAVTPVLVAVQAWIRHAFRHRVTGPSYL is encoded by the coding sequence GTGGAGACCCTGGCCATCGCCCTGCTCGCCTTCTTCACCGTGGGCTGGTCCGTCCTCGCCGGGGCGGACATCGGCACCGGCATGCTCACCCCCTGGCTCGGCCGGGACGACCGCGAGCGGCGCCTCGTCCTCGCCTCCTTCGCCCCCTTCTTCCTGGGCGACGAGGTCTGGCTGGTCGCCACCGCCGGTGTCCTCGTCGGTTGCTTCCCCGCCCTCGAAGGGGAGCTCCTGAGCGGCCAGTTCCCGGTCCTCGTGGCCCTCCTGGCCGGCTGGATCCTTCGGGACGTGGGGCTCTGGTCGCGCGCCGGGGGCCCCGGGCCCCGCTGGCGCGCGGGCTGCGACGCCGCCGTGGCGTGCGGCAGCTGGACCGTCGCGCTCTCCTGGGGGTGGCTGCTCGCGGCCCTGCTGACCGGTCGCCCGTACGCCCCGGCGACGGGCCTGACGGCGGTGCTCACGGCGCTCGCCGTGGCCGCGCTGTTCGCCGCGCACGGGCTCGGGTTCGCCGCGCTGCGCCTCACGGGCGTGCCGTACGAGCGGGCCCGTCGGCTCGTCGGACGCGCCGGGCGCCCCTGGCAGTCCTTCGCGCTCACCGGCGCCCTGCTGGCCGCGCTGCCGCTGTGGGCGGGCACCGCGCTGCCCCTGGCCGAGCGGACGGCCGCGCCGACCACGCTCCGGCTGCTCGTGCCCGCCCTGCTGGCCGTCACCCCGGTCCTGGTGGCCGTCCAGGCATGGATCCGGCACGCCTTCCGGCACCGGGTGACGGGCCCCTCGTACCTCTGA
- a CDS encoding SGNH/GDSL hydrolase family protein, translating to MSDGTFLRYVALGDSQTEGLGDGDDTVGLRGWADRLAELLARERSDVLYANLAVRGRLAGQVRAEQLAPALALRPDLATVVAGVNDLLRPRFDVDATAGHLEEMFAALTARGARVVTLTFPDVGRITPLARPLGPRVEALNKRIRAVSRRHGVTVVETSHHPVVTDPRLWSPDRLHAGPIGHARIAAAVAHALALPGSDDSWSRPLPPQALPGGLGAVAAELRWAGSFLGPWLGRRLRGRSSGDDRRAKRPELLPVTAGPR from the coding sequence ATGTCGGACGGCACGTTTCTGCGGTACGTCGCGCTGGGGGACAGTCAGACGGAGGGGCTCGGCGACGGTGACGACACCGTCGGGTTGCGCGGATGGGCGGACCGGCTCGCGGAGCTGCTCGCCCGCGAGCGGTCCGACGTGCTCTACGCCAACCTGGCCGTACGGGGCCGCCTCGCCGGTCAGGTCCGCGCCGAGCAGCTCGCTCCCGCCCTCGCGCTCCGGCCGGACCTCGCCACGGTCGTCGCCGGCGTCAACGACCTGCTGCGGCCGCGCTTCGACGTGGACGCGACGGCCGGGCACCTGGAGGAGATGTTCGCCGCGCTGACCGCGCGAGGGGCCCGCGTCGTCACCCTCACCTTCCCCGACGTCGGCCGGATCACGCCGCTCGCCCGCCCCCTCGGCCCCCGCGTCGAGGCCCTCAACAAGCGGATCCGCGCGGTCTCGCGCCGCCACGGCGTCACCGTCGTCGAGACCTCCCACCACCCCGTCGTCACCGACCCCCGGCTGTGGAGCCCCGACCGGCTGCACGCCGGACCGATCGGCCACGCGCGCATCGCCGCCGCCGTCGCCCACGCGCTCGCGTTGCCCGGCTCCGACGACTCCTGGAGCCGCCCCCTGCCCCCGCAGGCCCTTCCCGGGGGGCTCGGCGCGGTGGCCGCCGAGCTCCGCTGGGCAGGGTCCTTCCTCGGCCCCTGGCTCGGCCGGCGCCTGCGCGGCCGCTCGTCGGGCGACGACCGCCGCGCCAAGCGCCCGGAACTGCTGCCGGTGACGGCGGGCCCCCGGTAG
- the recX gene encoding recombination regulator RecX: MTGRTEWPGDSPDSSRAEKELSPQDPAERARAICLRLLTGNPRTRKQLADALRKREIPDEVAEEVLSRFEDVGLIDDAAFAGAWVESRHHGRGLARRALARELRTKGVEPALIQEAVDQLDSEREEATARELVDRKLRATRGLDRDRRLRRLAGMLARKGYPEGMALRVVRQALEAEGEDTDGLDESF; encoded by the coding sequence GTGACCGGTCGCACCGAATGGCCGGGTGACAGCCCCGACTCGTCGAGGGCCGAGAAGGAGCTGTCACCCCAGGACCCGGCTGAGCGGGCGCGCGCGATCTGCCTGCGCCTGCTCACCGGGAACCCCCGCACGCGCAAGCAGCTGGCCGACGCGCTGCGCAAGCGGGAGATCCCCGACGAGGTGGCGGAGGAGGTCCTCTCCCGATTCGAGGACGTCGGTCTCATCGACGACGCCGCCTTCGCGGGGGCCTGGGTGGAGTCCCGTCACCACGGCCGGGGCCTCGCCCGCCGGGCGCTCGCCCGGGAGCTGCGCACCAAGGGCGTCGAGCCGGCCCTCATCCAGGAGGCGGTGGACCAGCTCGACTCCGAGCGGGAGGAGGCCACGGCGCGCGAGCTCGTGGACCGCAAGCTGCGCGCCACCCGTGGCCTCGACCGCGACCGGCGCCTGAGACGGCTCGCGGGGATGCTCGCCCGCAAGGGATACCCCGAGGGCATGGCCCTCCGCGTCGTCCGCCAGGCGCTGGAGGCCGAGGGCGAGGACACGGACGGCCTGGACGAGTCCTTCTGA
- a CDS encoding putative leader peptide, with protein sequence MRLWRRVHMDLLRYAGCVCRPSC encoded by the coding sequence GTGCGCCTGTGGCGGAGGGTCCATATGGACCTCCTCCGCTATGCGGGCTGCGTGTGTCGCCCGTCCTGCTGA
- a CDS encoding AzlD domain-containing protein: MNVWIAIALTAAGCYLVKLVGLLVPAGALERPLVQRLAALLPVALLAALTAQQTFSAGGDLVLDARAAGLAAAAVALVLRAPFLVVVGAAVVVTAGVRALGW, from the coding sequence ATGAACGTCTGGATCGCGATCGCCCTCACCGCCGCCGGGTGCTACCTCGTCAAGCTCGTCGGCCTGCTCGTGCCCGCGGGAGCGCTGGAACGCCCGCTCGTCCAGCGGCTCGCCGCCCTGCTCCCCGTCGCGCTGCTCGCCGCGCTCACCGCCCAGCAGACCTTCAGCGCGGGCGGCGACCTCGTCCTGGACGCCCGGGCCGCCGGACTCGCCGCGGCCGCCGTCGCGCTCGTCCTGCGCGCGCCCTTCCTGGTCGTCGTGGGCGCGGCCGTCGTCGTCACGGCGGGGGTCCGGGCCCTGGGCTGGTGA
- the recA gene encoding recombinase RecA, whose product MAGTDREKALDAALAQIERQFGKGAVMRMGDRTQEPIEVISTGSTALDVALGVGGLPRGRVVEIYGPESSGKTTLTLHAVANAQKAGGQVAFVDAEHALDPEYAKKLGVDIDNLILSQPDNGEQALEIVDMLVRSGALDLIVIDSVAALVPRAEIEGEMGDSHVGLQARLMSQALRKITSALNQSKTTAIFINQLREKIGVMFGSPETTTGGRALKFYASVRLDIRRIETLKDGTDAVGNRTRVKVVKNKVAPPFKQAEFDILYGQGISREGGLIDMGVEHGFVRKAGAWYTYEGDQLGQGKENARNFLKDNPDLANEIEKKIKEKLGVGVRPEAPSAEPGADAAGAADAAGADDAAKSVPASAGKTAKATKATAVKS is encoded by the coding sequence ATGGCAGGAACCGACCGCGAGAAGGCGCTCGACGCCGCGCTCGCACAGATTGAACGCCAATTCGGCAAGGGCGCCGTGATGCGCATGGGCGACCGAACCCAGGAGCCGATCGAGGTGATCTCCACCGGATCGACCGCCCTCGACGTCGCCCTCGGCGTCGGCGGCCTGCCGCGCGGCCGTGTCGTGGAGATCTACGGACCGGAGTCCTCCGGCAAGACGACCCTGACCCTGCACGCCGTGGCCAACGCCCAGAAGGCCGGCGGCCAGGTCGCCTTCGTGGACGCCGAGCACGCCCTCGACCCCGAGTACGCCAAGAAGCTCGGCGTCGACATCGACAACCTCATCCTGTCCCAGCCGGACAACGGCGAGCAGGCCCTCGAGATCGTCGACATGCTCGTCCGCTCCGGCGCCCTCGACCTGATCGTCATCGACTCCGTCGCCGCGCTCGTCCCGCGTGCGGAGATCGAGGGCGAGATGGGCGACTCTCACGTGGGTCTCCAGGCCCGTCTGATGAGCCAGGCCCTCCGGAAGATCACCAGCGCGCTCAACCAGTCCAAGACCACCGCGATCTTCATCAACCAGCTCCGCGAGAAGATCGGCGTGATGTTCGGCTCGCCGGAGACCACGACCGGTGGCCGCGCCCTGAAGTTCTACGCCTCGGTGCGCCTCGACATCCGTCGCATCGAGACCCTCAAGGACGGCACGGACGCGGTCGGCAACCGCACCCGCGTCAAGGTCGTCAAGAACAAGGTCGCGCCCCCCTTCAAGCAGGCCGAGTTCGACATCCTCTACGGCCAGGGCATCAGCCGCGAGGGCGGCCTGATCGACATGGGCGTGGAGCACGGCTTCGTGCGCAAGGCCGGCGCCTGGTACACGTACGAGGGCGACCAGCTCGGCCAGGGCAAGGAGAACGCCCGCAACTTCCTGAAGGACAACCCCGATCTCGCCAACGAGATCGAGAAGAAGATCAAGGAGAAGCTGGGCGTCGGAGTCCGGCCCGAGGCTCCCTCGGCCGAGCCGGGCGCCGACGCGGCGGGCGCCGCCGACGCGGCCGGTGCGGACGACGCCGCCAAGAGCGTCCCGGCCTCCGCCGGCAAGACCGCGAAGGCGACCAAGGCCACCGCGGTCAAGAGCTGA
- a CDS encoding DUF3046 domain-containing protein, with protein MRLTIFWERMADHFGASYAESFARDHVMAELGGRTVREALDAGWEAKDVWRAVCAAVDVPADKR; from the coding sequence ATGCGGTTGACGATTTTCTGGGAACGGATGGCCGACCACTTCGGTGCGTCCTACGCCGAGTCCTTCGCTCGTGACCATGTGATGGCGGAGCTCGGGGGTCGGACGGTACGGGAGGCACTGGACGCCGGCTGGGAGGCGAAGGACGTGTGGCGTGCCGTGTGCGCGGCCGTCGACGTACCGGCCGACAAGCGGTGA